The Streptomyces sp. M92 nucleotide sequence GACTCCAGTCACAACTACCGCCCTGAACAGGCCAGTCGATGACCGGAAAACGGGAGATCGAATTTGCTAACCGCCGATCTCTTGTTACCGTTCGAGTAGCCCGGTTGCTGGTGCATCCCCCGTCGCCAGCAACCGGGTCTTTCCATGCGCCGGGTCGCCCACGCATCGCGACCGCTCCTCAACTCCCCGTTTCCGTCGCCGAGTTGTCGAGTCGGCCGTCTCCACTCCTGACGCCCCCGTCGCTCCCGCCGCGCCCGCCGCCCACGGCACCACCGCTTCCGGCACCGCCGTCACTACGGTTACTCCCGGTGCGCAGCAGCAGCGGCCCGTACCCCGCCCGGCCCGCGAACTCCGCGACCGCGGTGTACGCCGCGGGTCCGCCGCGCACGGGCTCCCTCGGCGTCTCGCAGGTGCCCGGCGCATCCTCGGCGCCGACCTCGCAGCGCATCCGCAGGCTGCGCCCGTCGGGCCCCAGAAGGCTCAGCACGGCTTCCAGCGGGTCACCGGTCGCGTTGCGGTAGTAGGTCCGCGCCCAGGTCCGCGTGCCGCTCCCCGTGCCCTGGGTGAGGACACAGGTCTGGGCCTCGACGCCCTCCGGGGAGGTGAGTTCGGGACCGCAGCGCACCGCGGTGGCCGGTCCCGCGGGCAGTGGGGAACGGGCGGGCGCGACAGCCCCGGCCCGGCCGCGACCGGCTCCTTCGTCGGCTCCCGCGCCCCCGGGCGCCTTGCCGTCGCCACCCCGCGAGAGCAGGGGGACGGTCGCGGGGGTCTCCTCCGCGTCGCCCGGCCCGTCACCCGACGGCCCCGCGGACGCCACCGCGAACGGCAGTACGACCGCACACACCACGACAGCGGCGAGTCCGTACAGCCGGACCCGCCGGCGGTCCGGCCGGCCCGGGCGCGGCAACGCGCGGCACTGCCCGGCCACGCGGCACTGCCCGGCGACGCGGTACCGCCCGAAGACGCGGTACCGCCTGGCGGCGCGGTGCTCCCCTGCATGAAGCGGCATGGGGCGGACGATAACGACGGCGGGCGGGCGCGCCCTTCCGCGCGCGCCGGACACCCTTACAACTCGGGCGCGCTCACACCCGTACGAGTGAGGGCGTCGACCACCGCGTCCACCACGGCCTCCACATCGGGCACCCAGGGCGAGGCGGAGCCGGGCAGCGGGGCCCGCTCCCAGCGGACGGCGCCCGGACCGGTCTCGGACGGCGGCAGCGCGAGATAGCCGCCCTCGCCGTGGAACCGCAGCGAGCCGGGCACGAAGTCCTTCGCGTACAGCAGCTCGCCCAGCTGCTCCATGGAGTACGGCCGCACCAGCAGCGACCAGCGGGTGGGCGAGGCGACGACCGGACCGAGCCGCATGCCGGCGCGGTCGAGCGCGGCCAGCGCGCGGGCGGCGGGCAGGGCGGGCAGGGAGACGGCGCAGGGGGCGCTGCCCCCGGTGGCCAGGACGATCGGCGCGGTGGGCCGGTTGCTCCACCACCAGCGCACCATGCGCGCGTCGGTGGTGGCCGCGAGGAGGCCGGGGTCGAAGGGATGCGCGCCGGGCACCGTGCACTCGGCGTCGGGACAGCCGCAGCGCGACCGCGCCCGCGGGTCCGCCGCCACTCCCGGGAGTACGGGCCACTGCCATTGTGTCGCGTAGGTCAGGGCCGCGCCGATGAGCTCAGGCCGCCCGTCGTCGTGCTGGGACAAGAGCCTGCGTCGCCTTCCGAGGATCTCGCGCATGAGCGCTCGTTCCTTTCCGTTGCACGCCTGGCAACACCGTGGTCACATCACCATGTGTCGATCACTTCGCTGTGCGTAGCTGGTGGCGCATCACACCCCTGCCGAGGCCATCTTCCGCCGACGACGCCTCCGCCAAGGGCGAGGAGAAGCCCTGTAGGCCGAGCACTGACTGCGTCCGGGACGGTACGTCCGCACTGCGTCCATCAAAAGCATGGGCGTGGCGCGGGGGTGGCGAAGTCTGGCGTTTTGCCGTCGCGCGTATTTCTCTCCGCCTCCGCCACGGGAGGATGGGGCACGGTCGTCGGTGGATAGGACGCCCGGGTCCGCCGCCAGGTTCCGAGTGGCTCCCAACCACCCCTGGCCTTCACCGAGTACGTACCCATCACGACCGTTGTGACGCTCCGTAAAGCACCCCCAGTCGACCGCAACAAGAGGTCCTCCAGGGCAGTTTCAAGCCATTTTCTCTTTTCCGCAAGAGGTCGAGAAGGAGGACACTCACACCCCACGGACACCAGGAATCCCAGCAGGACAATGCTGGACATCTCCTTACGAGTGCGTGTACATGTGGAGACACTGCTAGCGGCGCAGAATGACATGGGGGTTCGCGATGCTTTTGAGCAGTAAGCGCCGGTCGGAAGGCCGGACGCCATGAACGCCCCGCACTCTGCGAAAGTGGCCGGAATCGATTCAACGGTTCCGTCCCCCGCACACACTGTCGCGTCCGCCGCCCCGGGCACCTGCCCGGCCGCGCCGCAGAGCGCCACGTACACCGCGGACACCGCGGAGACCGCGGACACCGCGAACGTCACGGACCGCCCGGGCACCCCCTGCGCCCCCGGCGCCCTGCTCCAGGACCGGCTCGCCGGCTGGGTCTCGGACCTCACCACCCTGCACGAGCTCACCGAGCGCCTGGTCCGTACGGACTCCCTGGCCGACGGACTGCAGGAACTGCTGCGCGCCGGAGCCGTCCTGGTGGGCGCCCGGCGTGGTCTCGTCACCCTGGAACCGGCCGACGGCCTGGGCCCGGACACCACCGTCGGCCTCGGGCTCGCCCGCGCGGACCTGGGCCACATCGAGACGGTGCCCCGCGACGCCCTGCCGCACGGGCGGATTCTGGACGGGCTGCCGGTCGGTGAGGGCGGGCTCGCCGAGCCGGACCTGTTCGCCGAGAAGCTGCTCGACCCCCGCCACCGCGAGGTCGCCGCCCGCCTCGGTTACGCCGCCAGCTACGCACTGCCGCTGTCCGCGGAAAGCAGCGCGAGCACCGGAGCTGCCGGAAGTACCGGAGACAACGAGCGCGCCGAACGCACCGCGCGCCTCGGAGCCGCCGTCTGGTTCTACGACGAGCCCGCCGAGCCCGACGCACGACAGCGCCACCTCGCGGGCCTCTACACCCGGTACGCCGCACCGCACCTGGCCCGGCTGCTGGAAGTCGAGCGCACGCGCGCGTCCATGGCGACGCTGGCCGAGGAACTGCTGCCCTCCCGCCTGCCCCGCGTGCCCGGCGTCCAGCTCGCCGCCCGGCACCGCACCGGGCCGCGCGGCGGCGGCGACTGGTACGACGCCCTGCCGCTGCCGGACGCCGCGCTCGGGCTCGCCGTCGGGTCCGTCACCGGGGCGGGGCCCAGCGCGGTCGCCGCGATGGGACGGCTGCGCGCCTCCCTGCGGGCGTACGCCGTGATGGAGGGCGAGGACCCGGTCGCGGTCCTGTCCGACCTGGAACTGCTGCTGCGGCTCACCGAACCCGCCCGCTCGGCCACCGCCCTCTTCGGCTACTGCGAGCCCGCGCTGCGCCGGATCACCCTGGCCGGCGCCGGACACAGCCCGCCGCTGCTGATCGGGCAGCGGCGCACGGAGTACGCCGAGACCTCCGTCTCCGCGCCGCTGGGCATGCTCGCCTGCTGGGAGGCACCGAGCGTGGAGGTGCAGGCCGAGCCGGGAGAGACGGTTCTGCTGTACACCGACGGTCTGCTGCACCGCACCGGCGGCCCGGCCGACCGCGCCTTCGCCCGACTGCACGCGGCGGCGGCCGGCGTGCCCCGGGCCGCGCGGCAGGACCCGGACGCCGTCGCCGAGCACGTCCTGCGCACGGTGCTGCCGGACGGCAGGGCCGAGGCGGACTCCGAGGAGGACGTGGTCCTGCTGGCGGTCCGGTTCGATTAACGGACGTCGACACCGGGTCCGTGGCGGATAACGGACGGTAGCGCTTCCGTGTAACAGGCCCTTCGGCCCTGGGCCCCCTTCCGTACGACCGTACGATGGGGGGTGGTCCAGTGCCGTACTGAGGAGGATGACCGTGGCGGAGGAGCTCACCCCGGAGAACCCGGAGAACCCGGAGACCCCGGACGAGACCGAGGAGCCGATCAAGCAGCGCAAGAACGGCCTGTACCCCGGCGTGTCCGACGAGCTGGCCGAGAACATGAAGTCCGGCTGGGCCGACACCGAGCTGCACGACCTGGAGCCGATCGCCCAGGCCGCCGAGACCGCCGCCCGCCGCGCCGCGCTGTCCGCCCGCTTCCCCGGCGAGCGCCTGGTGATCCCCGCGGGCAACCTGAAGACCCGCTCCAACGACACGGAGTACTCCTTCCGCGCCTCGGTCGAGTACGCGTACCTGACCGGCAACCAGACCGAGGACGGCGTCCTGGTCCTGGAGCCGAGGGACGACGGTCACGAGGCCACGATCTACCTCCTGCCCCGCTCGGACCGTGAGAACGGCGAGTTCTGGCTGGACGGCCAGGGCGAGCTGTGGGTCGGCCGCCGCCACTCCCTCACCGAGGCCGCGAAGCTGCACGGCATCCCCGCCTCCGACGTGCGCGAACTGGCCGGCGCCCTCCGCGAGGCCACCGGCCCCGTGCGCGTCGTGCGCGGCTACGACGCCGGCATCGAGGCGGCCCTGACCGACAAGGTCACCGCCGAACGCGACGAGGAGCTGCGCGTCTTCCTGTCCGAGGCCCGCCTGGTCAAGGACGAGTTCGAGATCGGCGAGCTGCAGAAGGCCGTCGACTCCACCGTGCGCGGCTTCGAGGACGTCGTGAAGGTCCTCGACAAGGCCGAGGCGACCAGCGAGCGCTACATCGAGGGCACCTTCTTCCTCCGCGCGCGCGTCGAGGGCAACGACATCGGCTACGGCTCCATCTGCGCCGCCGGCCCGCACGCCTGCACCCTGCACTGGGTGCGCAACGACGGCCCGGTCCGCTCCGGCGACCTGCTGCTGCTCGACGCGGGCGTGGAGACGCACACGTACTACACCGCGGACATCACGCGCACGCTCCCGGTCAACGGCCGCTACAGCGAGCTGCAGAAGAAGATCTACGACGCCGTGTACGACGCCCAGGAGGCGGGCATCGCGGCGGTCAAGCCGGGCGCCAAGTACCGCGACTTCCACGACGCCGCCCAGCGCGTGCTGGCCGAGCGGCTCGTCGAGTGGGGCCTGGTCGAGGGACCGGTCGAGCGCGTGCTGGAGCTGGGTCTGCAGCGCCGCTGGACGCTGCACGGCACCGGTCACATGCTCGGCATGGACGTCCACGACTGCGCCGCCGCGCGCGTCGAGTCGTACGTCGACGGCACGCTGGAGCCCGGCATGGTCCTCACCGTCGAGCCCGGCCTCTACTTCCAGGCCGACGACCTGACCGTGCCCGAGGAGTACCGGGGCATCGGCGTGCGCATCGAGGACGACATCCTCGTCACCGCGGACGGCAACCGGAACCTGTCCGCCGGGCTGCCGCGCCGGTCGGACGAGGTCGAGAAGTGGATGGCCTCGCTGAAGGGCTGACACGACCGGCACACGAGCGACGGCCGGGCACCGCGAAGGTGCCCGGCCGTCGGCGTGCCGACGATGGGCCGAGGGGGCGCCGACGGGGTCACACCGCCACCAGCGGTGTGTCTTCCCGCCACTTGAGGATCTTGTCGAAGCTCACCACTGACCCGGAGCGGCCCGGCGTGCCTCCGATGTGGACGTGGTCGGCGAGTTCACGGATGAGACACAGACCCCGCCCGCTCTCCGCCTCGGCCGGAGGCGCGGGAGGCAGTACGCCCGCCCCCGCGACGGCGGCGGGAAAGCCCGGTCCGGTGTCGGCGACCTCGATACGGCACCGTTCACCGTCGAGGTAGGCCGTGACGCGGTACGCCTCCGAGGGGCCGCCGGGCTCGTCGTCGCCGCCGTGCTCGACGGCGTTGGCACAGGCCTCGCTCAGGGCGACGGAGAGGTCGAAGGAGATGTCCGGGTCGACGCCCGCGGTCTCCATGGTGCCGATCAGCAGGCGTCGGGCCAGGGGCACGCTCGCAGCCTCGCGCCGCAGATGGAGTGACCACCAGATGCTCATGCTCCAGCCTCCCGGCCGCGGCTCGACATACCGATACGTATTGCCCTCCGTACCCGGACGTAAGCACGCTGTCCGCCCCGGACCGCCCGAACGGCGGATGCGTCCCTGCCGCCGATCGGTGTATGCGGGGCGGCTCGCACCCGGCAATGATCTTCCTGTCCTTCTTCCGGCCCCTTACGGTCCCTTCCGGTCTCTTCCGCCTTCTTTCCCCCACTTCCGGTCGTACGGCATCTTGTGGACCTGCCGTACGGGGCGGGCGGCGCCAGTGCGATGATGAGGCCGCCATGACTGCCCCCCACTCGCCGACGCGTTCCGGGAACGATCTCCGGATCCTGCGGGCCGCGGTGTTCGCCGCGGTCTGCGTCGTGCTGGCCGCGGCGGGGCACACCCTCGCCTCCTGCGCCGGCGTCCCGCTGTGGTCGCTGGGCGCTGGGTTCCTCGGGGCGGTCCTGGTCGCCGCGCCCCTCGCCGGACGCGAACGCTCCCTGCCCGGCATCGCGGTGCTGCTCACCGTCGGCCAGACGGCCCTGCACGCCCTCTTCGGGCTGGGCCAGCACGGCACCACGGCGGTCACGGCCGCCGGTGCGGCCACGGGTGGTTCGGGTGCGCCGTCCGACGCCTCACTGATCCAGCAGGCCGCACGGCTGGTCTGCGGGACCACCGCGGCGGCGATCAGTCCGGCCGAGGCCCAGCGCATCCTCACCGACGCGCGGATCGCCCCGGCCACCGACGCCCACTCCGGCGCCGCGCACCAGTCCGCCGACGCACTGGCCGGCACCTCCGCCGCCCTGCTGCCGTCCCTGCCGATGCTGCTCGGTCACGTCCTCGCCGCCCTGGCCGCCGGCTGGCTGCTGCGCCGCGGGGACCTGGCCCTGGCGCGGCTGGTCGAACTGTCGGCGCAGTCGGCCCACTCGGTGGCCGAGGCGGCCTTCGTCCGCGCCCTGCGCGCGGCGCTCTTCCTGGTGCGCGCACTGCACGCCGGTCTCGCCGGCGCTCCCGGCAAGGGTCCGCGCCCGCCGCGGGCCGCCCAGCCGGTACCTCCCCGTCCGTGCGCCACCGCGCTCCAGCACACGGTGATCAGGCGCGGACCGCCGAGCGACGCGTTCACTCTCGCCGTCTGACACGACGCGACCGCTTCCGGAGCACGGAGGGGCCGCCGTCGTGCGGCACGC carries:
- a CDS encoding bifunctional DNA primase/polymerase → MREILGRRRRLLSQHDDGRPELIGAALTYATQWQWPVLPGVAADPRARSRCGCPDAECTVPGAHPFDPGLLAATTDARMVRWWWSNRPTAPIVLATGGSAPCAVSLPALPAARALAALDRAGMRLGPVVASPTRWSLLVRPYSMEQLGELLYAKDFVPGSLRFHGEGGYLALPPSETGPGAVRWERAPLPGSASPWVPDVEAVVDAVVDALTRTGVSAPEL
- a CDS encoding PP2C family protein-serine/threonine phosphatase, which translates into the protein MNAPHSAKVAGIDSTVPSPAHTVASAAPGTCPAAPQSATYTADTAETADTANVTDRPGTPCAPGALLQDRLAGWVSDLTTLHELTERLVRTDSLADGLQELLRAGAVLVGARRGLVTLEPADGLGPDTTVGLGLARADLGHIETVPRDALPHGRILDGLPVGEGGLAEPDLFAEKLLDPRHREVAARLGYAASYALPLSAESSASTGAAGSTGDNERAERTARLGAAVWFYDEPAEPDARQRHLAGLYTRYAAPHLARLLEVERTRASMATLAEELLPSRLPRVPGVQLAARHRTGPRGGGDWYDALPLPDAALGLAVGSVTGAGPSAVAAMGRLRASLRAYAVMEGEDPVAVLSDLELLLRLTEPARSATALFGYCEPALRRITLAGAGHSPPLLIGQRRTEYAETSVSAPLGMLACWEAPSVEVQAEPGETVLLYTDGLLHRTGGPADRAFARLHAAAAGVPRAARQDPDAVAEHVLRTVLPDGRAEADSEEDVVLLAVRFD
- a CDS encoding aminopeptidase P family protein; protein product: MAEELTPENPENPETPDETEEPIKQRKNGLYPGVSDELAENMKSGWADTELHDLEPIAQAAETAARRAALSARFPGERLVIPAGNLKTRSNDTEYSFRASVEYAYLTGNQTEDGVLVLEPRDDGHEATIYLLPRSDRENGEFWLDGQGELWVGRRHSLTEAAKLHGIPASDVRELAGALREATGPVRVVRGYDAGIEAALTDKVTAERDEELRVFLSEARLVKDEFEIGELQKAVDSTVRGFEDVVKVLDKAEATSERYIEGTFFLRARVEGNDIGYGSICAAGPHACTLHWVRNDGPVRSGDLLLLDAGVETHTYYTADITRTLPVNGRYSELQKKIYDAVYDAQEAGIAAVKPGAKYRDFHDAAQRVLAERLVEWGLVEGPVERVLELGLQRRWTLHGTGHMLGMDVHDCAAARVESYVDGTLEPGMVLTVEPGLYFQADDLTVPEEYRGIGVRIEDDILVTADGNRNLSAGLPRRSDEVEKWMASLKG
- a CDS encoding ATP-binding protein, encoding MSIWWSLHLRREAASVPLARRLLIGTMETAGVDPDISFDLSVALSEACANAVEHGGDDEPGGPSEAYRVTAYLDGERCRIEVADTGPGFPAAVAGAGVLPPAPPAEAESGRGLCLIRELADHVHIGGTPGRSGSVVSFDKILKWREDTPLVAV